One window of Nymphaea colorata isolate Beijing-Zhang1983 chromosome 1, ASM883128v2, whole genome shotgun sequence genomic DNA carries:
- the LOC116246316 gene encoding uncharacterized protein LOC116246316 isoform X2 — MPGRGGPPKHQNRYGWKPKAGHKKNETELGGKFRPYSEITGVCQRCKDQIEWKRRYGKYKPLAEPKKCQQCGKRAVRQAHHNLCSACAKERKVCAKCCCHVEQIVGRDVDDEAAERKELEEAIKNARERDRRTLLRAVYILY; from the exons aTGCCTGGAAGAGGCGGCCCTCCCAAACATCAGaacag GTACGGTTGGAAGCCTAAGGCCGGCCACAAGAAAAACGAGACC GAGTTGGGAGGCAAATTTCGTCCATACTCGGAGATCACCGGTGTATGCCAGCGCTGCAAGGACCAAATTGAATGGAAAcgaag GTATGGCAAGTACAAGCCTTTGGCAGAACCGAAGAAATG TCAGCAGTGCGGGAAAAGGGCAGTTAGGCAGGCGCACCATAATCTTTGTTCTG CCTGCGCGAAGGAGCGCAAAGTATGCGCCAAATGCTGTTGTCATGTGGAACAGATTGTTGGTAG AGACGTGGATGATGAAGCGGCAGAGCGCAAGGAATTAGAGGAG GCCATTAAGAATGCTCGAGAGAGGGACCGACGGACACTCTTACGTGCT